Proteins from a genomic interval of Cyclopterus lumpus isolate fCycLum1 chromosome 18, fCycLum1.pri, whole genome shotgun sequence:
- the LOC117747623 gene encoding protein NLRC3-like isoform X1 has protein sequence MVENGGCKSCLTALGVLRVSLVDQLEGRIDSLLDILVSREVFTRDDREEVLCRLGPRARVRTVLDILTCKGEEAAKIFLSISSHQQEAQTHSQEGDADQPRSVEYNKVKQKHRDVLARRSEGMLFYNTRHGEKILFSEHYVNLLLADGHQGLENKRHEVLTFGQKRLSLQQKSTVRRKIAPAKLFSSANGKRPVKKVLVSGVAGIGKTILVQKMLFDFGGDRDHLGFDFIVHMTFRDLNLIDKPTNLRELVLRKNRHLAKELDNILANDDKLLIILDGFDEFKHYRSCDVDAFVTEPDEDADVVEVFGSLMQGELLPNASVMLTSRPAAINHIPVGCVDRFVLIAGFSVTEVQDFFLRYFQDGAIAERMFAVVSANELMLTLCYIPAFCYIVCCILKESKDLCGEGPKTMTDIYVQYLVAMLRSHTQARAETFRREQGAGTVQALSDIVLKLGRLAFQKLMEHQTLFYGSDRDVAALEGCSLVSTFLDKTVAQEPGCTEEVYSFAHLTVQEFFAAVYCAVTDHPLPDALQHSAGLGEGSSNGHLDLFNRFLSGILSERNANLLSRQVGLSCHEDKVDDYRQRIIRELTTLCESGAHILNHLHCLFEQQDPSLALAVQPKTLQVNVSDEILSQMDYNAIKYFLNLTKGMISELDLTGTGVSGDALRGMQPLLLRCQRLWLGENNLDMNTALVIADMLQVSESITHLGLGWSDIGDDELLAISSAIRVKKKLQELWMEGNRVTYKGLLSLSDLTPNPLKKVVAIWNDVGDTDPESFCTQESITVSFTDDDMWEEWGKWVFKRCEVSSNEKLVTVLHKVCNISVHCLEAQWAKTFYKELSQLIKHRIECCTEDDMSKKLNKFDQILNY, from the exons ATGGTGGAAAACGGGGGTTGTAAATCTTGTTTGACGGCACTCGGGGTTCTGCGTGTTTCCCTCGTTGACCAACTGGAGGGGCGGATCGACTCTCTGCTGGACATCTTAGTCAGTCGGGAAGTGTTCACTCGGGATGAccgtgaggaggtgttgtgccGGTTGGGGCCCCGGGCCAGAGTGAGGACGGTGTTGGATATCCTGACGTGTAAAGGCGAGGAAGCGGCTAAGATCTTTCTCTCAATCAGCAGTCATCAGCAAGAGGCACAGACGCACTCCCAAGAAGGTGACGCAGACCAGCCTCGGTCCGtag AGTACAACAAAGTCAAACAAAAGCATAGAGACGTCCTCGCCCGTCGGAGCGAGGGCATGCTCTTCTACAACACTCGTCACGGAGAGAAAATCCTTTTTTCCGAACATTATGTCAATCTGTTGCTGGCCGACGGACACCAGGGATTGGAGAACAAAAGACACGAGGTGCTGACGTTTGGGCAAAAGCGACTGTCTCTGCAGCAGAAGTCGACGGTGCGGCGGAAAATCGCGCCAGCCAAACTCTTTTCAAGCGCAAATGGAAAGCGTCCGGTCAAGAAGGTTCTGGTGTCGGGGGTGGCCGGCATCGGAAAAACCATCCTGGTGCAGAAAATGCTGTTTGATTTTGGCGGAGACCGGGACCATCTTGGATTTGACTTCATCGTTCACATGACCTTCAGAGACCTGAATCTGATCGACAAACCAACCAACCTCCGGGAGCTGGTCCTGCGTAAAAACAGGCACCTCGCCAAGGAACTGGATAACATCTTAGCGAATGACGACAAACTGCTGATCATCTTAGACGGCTTTGATGAGTTCAAACACTACAGGAGCTGCGACGTGGACGCATTTGTGACCGAGCCAGATGAAGATGCGGATGTGGTGGAGGTCTTTGGGAGTCTGATGCAAGGTGAGCTGCTTCCCAACGCTTCGGTCATGCTCACAAGTCGACCGGCGGCCATCAACCACATCCCTGTGGGCTGCGTCGACCGCTTTGTCCTCATCGCTGGCTTCTCCGTCACCGAAGTTCAAGACTTCTTCTTACGTTATTTCCAGGACGGCGCAATTGCGGAACGCATGTTCGCGGTGGTGTCGGCGAACGAACTGATGCTGACGCTGTGCTATATACCTGCGTTTTGCTACATCGTGTGCTGCATCCTCAAAGAAAGCAAAGACCTCTGTGGAGAGGGCCCCAAGACCATGACGGACATTTATGTGCAGTACCTGGTGGCCATGCTTCGCTCTCACACTCAAGCGAGGGCCGAAACATTTCGCCGAGAGCAAGGAGCAGGGACCGTCCAGGCGCTGTCGGATATCGTGCTGAAGCTGGGACGCCTGGCCTTCCAAAAGCTGATGGAGCATCAGACTCTATTCTACGGCAGCGACCGAGATGTTGCGGCGTTAGAGGGATGCAGCCTTGTGAGCACCTTTCTTGACAAGACCGTGGCACAAGAGCCCGGCTGCACTGAGGAGGTTTACTCCTTTGCGCATCTTACCGTTCAAGAGTTCTTCGCTGCAGTTTATTGTGCAGTGACGGATCACCCGTTACCTGATGCACTTCAGCACAGTGCGGGTCTCGGGGAGGGATCCAGCAACGGACATTTGGACCTCTTCAACCGCTTCCTTTCTGGAATCCTCTCTGAACGCAATGCTAATCTTCTATCAAGGCAGGTGGGGCTGAGTTGCCACGAGGACAAAGTGGACGACTATCGTCAGAGGATCATCCGAGAGCTTACAACGCTGTGTGAGAGTGGGGCCCATATCTTAAACCATTTACACTGCCTGTTTGAGCAACAGGACCCGTCTCTGGCCCTTGCTGTGCAACCAAAGACACTGCAGGTGAATGTCAGCGATGAAATACTCTCCCAAATGGATTACAATGCCATCAAGTACTTCTTGAATCTTACAAAGGGCATGATATCAGAGCTGGATCTGACGGGGACAGGAGTAAGCGGTGACGCACTCCGAGGCATGCAGCCCCTGCTGCTCAGATGCCAAAGACTTTG gCTTGGAGAAAACAACCTCGATATGAACACTGCTCTAGTCATTGCAGATATGCTGCAAGTGTCAGAAAGTATAACCCACCTTGG ACTTGGATGGTCAGACATCGGTGATGATGAACTACTGGCTATTTCTAGTGCCATACGGGTGAAGAAAAAACTTCAAGAGCTGTG GATGGAGGGAAACCGAGTGACTTACAAAGGTCTGCTGTCACTTAGTGATTTGACCCCAAACCCTCTGAAGAAAGttgt AGCCATATGGAATGACGTAGGTGACACAGATCCAGAGTCATTTTGCACCCAAGAAAGCATAACTGTGAGCTTCACAGATGATGATATGTGGGAAGAGTGGGGGAAATGGGTTTTCAAAAGGTGCGAGGTCAGCAGCAACGAGAAGTTAGTGACGGTACTCCACAAAGTGTGCAACATATCAGTCCACTGCTTAGAGGCCCAGTGGGCGAAGACTTTCTACAAGGAACTATCACAGCTCATCAAGCACAGGATTGAGTGCTGCACTGAGGATGACATGAGCAAGAAGCTCAACAAGTTTGACCAGATATTGAACTACTAA
- the LOC117747623 gene encoding protein NLRC3-like isoform X2, whose amino-acid sequence MLFYNTRHGEKILFSEHYVNLLLADGHQGLENKRHEVLTFGQKRLSLQQKSTVRRKIAPAKLFSSANGKRPVKKVLVSGVAGIGKTILVQKMLFDFGGDRDHLGFDFIVHMTFRDLNLIDKPTNLRELVLRKNRHLAKELDNILANDDKLLIILDGFDEFKHYRSCDVDAFVTEPDEDADVVEVFGSLMQGELLPNASVMLTSRPAAINHIPVGCVDRFVLIAGFSVTEVQDFFLRYFQDGAIAERMFAVVSANELMLTLCYIPAFCYIVCCILKESKDLCGEGPKTMTDIYVQYLVAMLRSHTQARAETFRREQGAGTVQALSDIVLKLGRLAFQKLMEHQTLFYGSDRDVAALEGCSLVSTFLDKTVAQEPGCTEEVYSFAHLTVQEFFAAVYCAVTDHPLPDALQHSAGLGEGSSNGHLDLFNRFLSGILSERNANLLSRQVGLSCHEDKVDDYRQRIIRELTTLCESGAHILNHLHCLFEQQDPSLALAVQPKTLQVNVSDEILSQMDYNAIKYFLNLTKGMISELDLTGTGVSGDALRGMQPLLLRCQRLWLGENNLDMNTALVIADMLQVSESITHLGLGWSDIGDDELLAISSAIRVKKKLQELWMEGNRVTYKGLLSLSDLTPNPLKKVVAIWNDVGDTDPESFCTQESITVSFTDDDMWEEWGKWVFKRCEVSSNEKLVTVLHKVCNISVHCLEAQWAKTFYKELSQLIKHRIECCTEDDMSKKLNKFDQILNY is encoded by the exons ATGCTCTTCTACAACACTCGTCACGGAGAGAAAATCCTTTTTTCCGAACATTATGTCAATCTGTTGCTGGCCGACGGACACCAGGGATTGGAGAACAAAAGACACGAGGTGCTGACGTTTGGGCAAAAGCGACTGTCTCTGCAGCAGAAGTCGACGGTGCGGCGGAAAATCGCGCCAGCCAAACTCTTTTCAAGCGCAAATGGAAAGCGTCCGGTCAAGAAGGTTCTGGTGTCGGGGGTGGCCGGCATCGGAAAAACCATCCTGGTGCAGAAAATGCTGTTTGATTTTGGCGGAGACCGGGACCATCTTGGATTTGACTTCATCGTTCACATGACCTTCAGAGACCTGAATCTGATCGACAAACCAACCAACCTCCGGGAGCTGGTCCTGCGTAAAAACAGGCACCTCGCCAAGGAACTGGATAACATCTTAGCGAATGACGACAAACTGCTGATCATCTTAGACGGCTTTGATGAGTTCAAACACTACAGGAGCTGCGACGTGGACGCATTTGTGACCGAGCCAGATGAAGATGCGGATGTGGTGGAGGTCTTTGGGAGTCTGATGCAAGGTGAGCTGCTTCCCAACGCTTCGGTCATGCTCACAAGTCGACCGGCGGCCATCAACCACATCCCTGTGGGCTGCGTCGACCGCTTTGTCCTCATCGCTGGCTTCTCCGTCACCGAAGTTCAAGACTTCTTCTTACGTTATTTCCAGGACGGCGCAATTGCGGAACGCATGTTCGCGGTGGTGTCGGCGAACGAACTGATGCTGACGCTGTGCTATATACCTGCGTTTTGCTACATCGTGTGCTGCATCCTCAAAGAAAGCAAAGACCTCTGTGGAGAGGGCCCCAAGACCATGACGGACATTTATGTGCAGTACCTGGTGGCCATGCTTCGCTCTCACACTCAAGCGAGGGCCGAAACATTTCGCCGAGAGCAAGGAGCAGGGACCGTCCAGGCGCTGTCGGATATCGTGCTGAAGCTGGGACGCCTGGCCTTCCAAAAGCTGATGGAGCATCAGACTCTATTCTACGGCAGCGACCGAGATGTTGCGGCGTTAGAGGGATGCAGCCTTGTGAGCACCTTTCTTGACAAGACCGTGGCACAAGAGCCCGGCTGCACTGAGGAGGTTTACTCCTTTGCGCATCTTACCGTTCAAGAGTTCTTCGCTGCAGTTTATTGTGCAGTGACGGATCACCCGTTACCTGATGCACTTCAGCACAGTGCGGGTCTCGGGGAGGGATCCAGCAACGGACATTTGGACCTCTTCAACCGCTTCCTTTCTGGAATCCTCTCTGAACGCAATGCTAATCTTCTATCAAGGCAGGTGGGGCTGAGTTGCCACGAGGACAAAGTGGACGACTATCGTCAGAGGATCATCCGAGAGCTTACAACGCTGTGTGAGAGTGGGGCCCATATCTTAAACCATTTACACTGCCTGTTTGAGCAACAGGACCCGTCTCTGGCCCTTGCTGTGCAACCAAAGACACTGCAGGTGAATGTCAGCGATGAAATACTCTCCCAAATGGATTACAATGCCATCAAGTACTTCTTGAATCTTACAAAGGGCATGATATCAGAGCTGGATCTGACGGGGACAGGAGTAAGCGGTGACGCACTCCGAGGCATGCAGCCCCTGCTGCTCAGATGCCAAAGACTTTG gCTTGGAGAAAACAACCTCGATATGAACACTGCTCTAGTCATTGCAGATATGCTGCAAGTGTCAGAAAGTATAACCCACCTTGG ACTTGGATGGTCAGACATCGGTGATGATGAACTACTGGCTATTTCTAGTGCCATACGGGTGAAGAAAAAACTTCAAGAGCTGTG GATGGAGGGAAACCGAGTGACTTACAAAGGTCTGCTGTCACTTAGTGATTTGACCCCAAACCCTCTGAAGAAAGttgt AGCCATATGGAATGACGTAGGTGACACAGATCCAGAGTCATTTTGCACCCAAGAAAGCATAACTGTGAGCTTCACAGATGATGATATGTGGGAAGAGTGGGGGAAATGGGTTTTCAAAAGGTGCGAGGTCAGCAGCAACGAGAAGTTAGTGACGGTACTCCACAAAGTGTGCAACATATCAGTCCACTGCTTAGAGGCCCAGTGGGCGAAGACTTTCTACAAGGAACTATCACAGCTCATCAAGCACAGGATTGAGTGCTGCACTGAGGATGACATGAGCAAGAAGCTCAACAAGTTTGACCAGATATTGAACTACTAA
- the LOC117747623 gene encoding NACHT, LRR and PYD domains-containing protein 3-like isoform X3: protein MVENGGCKSCLTALGVLRVSLVDQLEGRIDSLLDILVSREVFTRDDREEVLCRLGPRARVRTVLDILTCKGEEAAKIFLSISSHQQEAQTHSQEGDADQPRSVEYNKVKQKHRDVLARRSEGMLFYNTRHGEKILFSEHYVNLLLADGHQGLENKRHEVLTFGQKRLSLQQKSTVRRKIAPAKLFSSANGKRPVKKVLVSGVAGIGKTILVQKMLFDFGGDRDHLGFDFIVHMTFRDLNLIDKPTNLRELVLRKNRHLAKELDNILANDDKLLIILDGFDEFKHYRSCDVDAFVTEPDEDADVVEVFGSLMQGELLPNASVMLTSRPAAINHIPVGCVDRFVLIAGFSVTEVQDFFLRYFQDGAIAERMFAVVSANELMLTLCYIPAFCYIVCCILKESKDLCGEGPKTMTDIYVQYLVAMLRSHTQARAETFRREQGAGTVQALSDIVLKLGRLAFQKLMEHQTLFYGSDRDVAALEGCSLVSTFLDKTVAQEPGCTEEVYSFAHLTVQEFFAAVYCAVTDHPLPDALQHSAGLGEGSSNGHLDLFNRFLSGILSERNANLLSRQVGLSCHEDKVDDYRQRIIRELTTLCESGAHILNHLHCLFEQQDPSLALAVQPKTLQVNVSDEILSQMDYNAIKYFLNLTKGMISELDLTGTGVSGDALRGMQPLLLRCQRLWLGENNLDMNTALVIADMLQVSESITHLG from the exons ATGGTGGAAAACGGGGGTTGTAAATCTTGTTTGACGGCACTCGGGGTTCTGCGTGTTTCCCTCGTTGACCAACTGGAGGGGCGGATCGACTCTCTGCTGGACATCTTAGTCAGTCGGGAAGTGTTCACTCGGGATGAccgtgaggaggtgttgtgccGGTTGGGGCCCCGGGCCAGAGTGAGGACGGTGTTGGATATCCTGACGTGTAAAGGCGAGGAAGCGGCTAAGATCTTTCTCTCAATCAGCAGTCATCAGCAAGAGGCACAGACGCACTCCCAAGAAGGTGACGCAGACCAGCCTCGGTCCGtag AGTACAACAAAGTCAAACAAAAGCATAGAGACGTCCTCGCCCGTCGGAGCGAGGGCATGCTCTTCTACAACACTCGTCACGGAGAGAAAATCCTTTTTTCCGAACATTATGTCAATCTGTTGCTGGCCGACGGACACCAGGGATTGGAGAACAAAAGACACGAGGTGCTGACGTTTGGGCAAAAGCGACTGTCTCTGCAGCAGAAGTCGACGGTGCGGCGGAAAATCGCGCCAGCCAAACTCTTTTCAAGCGCAAATGGAAAGCGTCCGGTCAAGAAGGTTCTGGTGTCGGGGGTGGCCGGCATCGGAAAAACCATCCTGGTGCAGAAAATGCTGTTTGATTTTGGCGGAGACCGGGACCATCTTGGATTTGACTTCATCGTTCACATGACCTTCAGAGACCTGAATCTGATCGACAAACCAACCAACCTCCGGGAGCTGGTCCTGCGTAAAAACAGGCACCTCGCCAAGGAACTGGATAACATCTTAGCGAATGACGACAAACTGCTGATCATCTTAGACGGCTTTGATGAGTTCAAACACTACAGGAGCTGCGACGTGGACGCATTTGTGACCGAGCCAGATGAAGATGCGGATGTGGTGGAGGTCTTTGGGAGTCTGATGCAAGGTGAGCTGCTTCCCAACGCTTCGGTCATGCTCACAAGTCGACCGGCGGCCATCAACCACATCCCTGTGGGCTGCGTCGACCGCTTTGTCCTCATCGCTGGCTTCTCCGTCACCGAAGTTCAAGACTTCTTCTTACGTTATTTCCAGGACGGCGCAATTGCGGAACGCATGTTCGCGGTGGTGTCGGCGAACGAACTGATGCTGACGCTGTGCTATATACCTGCGTTTTGCTACATCGTGTGCTGCATCCTCAAAGAAAGCAAAGACCTCTGTGGAGAGGGCCCCAAGACCATGACGGACATTTATGTGCAGTACCTGGTGGCCATGCTTCGCTCTCACACTCAAGCGAGGGCCGAAACATTTCGCCGAGAGCAAGGAGCAGGGACCGTCCAGGCGCTGTCGGATATCGTGCTGAAGCTGGGACGCCTGGCCTTCCAAAAGCTGATGGAGCATCAGACTCTATTCTACGGCAGCGACCGAGATGTTGCGGCGTTAGAGGGATGCAGCCTTGTGAGCACCTTTCTTGACAAGACCGTGGCACAAGAGCCCGGCTGCACTGAGGAGGTTTACTCCTTTGCGCATCTTACCGTTCAAGAGTTCTTCGCTGCAGTTTATTGTGCAGTGACGGATCACCCGTTACCTGATGCACTTCAGCACAGTGCGGGTCTCGGGGAGGGATCCAGCAACGGACATTTGGACCTCTTCAACCGCTTCCTTTCTGGAATCCTCTCTGAACGCAATGCTAATCTTCTATCAAGGCAGGTGGGGCTGAGTTGCCACGAGGACAAAGTGGACGACTATCGTCAGAGGATCATCCGAGAGCTTACAACGCTGTGTGAGAGTGGGGCCCATATCTTAAACCATTTACACTGCCTGTTTGAGCAACAGGACCCGTCTCTGGCCCTTGCTGTGCAACCAAAGACACTGCAGGTGAATGTCAGCGATGAAATACTCTCCCAAATGGATTACAATGCCATCAAGTACTTCTTGAATCTTACAAAGGGCATGATATCAGAGCTGGATCTGACGGGGACAGGAGTAAGCGGTGACGCACTCCGAGGCATGCAGCCCCTGCTGCTCAGATGCCAAAGACTTTG gCTTGGAGAAAACAACCTCGATATGAACACTGCTCTAGTCATTGCAGATATGCTGCAAGTGTCAGAAAGTATAACCCACCTTGGGTAA